The window CTCGACATCAACCTCTTTTGTTGACAATAGTTATCATAATCCGGTCTTCTTTTTTTGTTAATATTGAAATTTTTTTCAATACTGACGTTTTTTTCAGTTCCATCTTTTTGGATAGCACTTATTTTTGAGTTTCTTTGTGAAAAAGAGTACGATAAATACGAACACAATGGAAAGGATGATCATTATGGATACATGGAAGGAATTTCTTTCTTATCTTGTAGGAAACTTTGATAATCGTCAGCAGTGGGAAGAAAAAAAGAGCGAAGATTTTCCCTTTGCTAAACACAAAAACACACTTGTTACAGATAAAATCCAACAACTTCCAGAAGAAAAAATGGCTTTTCTTTTAGAAGAAAACACTTATTTATTACAAGGAAAAAACAAAACTTCTGCTCACCTCTTCCAATTTATGCCTATCAGCGAAAATAAAATTAAGATGTATTCTTATCGCTTACCTAAAGGAACAGATGGAAAAGTGATTAAAACAGTTGCTACTTTTCCCACTATCAATTATTGTGAATTACAAAAAAGCTCACAATTTGAAGAAGCAATCTTTGAACGAACAGATGAAGGTCATTGGACTACACATAGTGTGAGTCAAACAGGAAAAGATCGTTATTTTGTTTTAAATGAATGTTTTACACCAAATCAATTACAAGTAGATGAAAAAATCTATGCTCATGAAAAACTAATTTTTGGCTTCTCAGAACCGATTCTTTACGATCGTCAAATCTAAAAATGAATGAATAAAAAATAAAAGGACGAGAAAACTTCCTCGTCCTTTATCATTCTACTCTTTATATTTTAAGCTGAAAAATAGTGATAGTAAAAATAAAACCAAAAAAGCTCCACCACAAAATAAGGTTAATAATCTTAAAGTGGAACTATGGAACCAAATTTGAGCTGTACTTAAAAGGACAACTAAAATTGGAAAGAGCCATAAAGCAATTTTACCAATATGAGCGTAAATATATTTTTCTTTTTCACTAAGATGGCTAGAAAATAAATTCTTTATAAAATCAATCATCGTTCTTTCTTACTTACCCTTCATTTTTATCCTACATTTATTGTAACACCGTTTTTTTCTAATATCTTTATCCTACTCTTATTATCACTAATACTTTTTGAATTTATGGATTATGCCAAAAACATTCCAAAGCGAGTTACTCTGTATTTTTATAAAATCTCTTTTCTTACTTTCCAATTGCTCTTTGATTATACAAAGCAAAAAAAAGAGTCTTCAAAAGAGAAGACTTTTAAAGACTCTTGATTCATTATTCTACTGTTACTGATTTTGCTAAGTTACGAGGTTTATCTACATCGTATCCTTTTTGTAGGGTTGTGTAGTAAGCTAATAATTGGCATGGAACAACAGAAACTAATGCTGTCATTAATGGATGAATATTTTCTAACACAAAAGTTGTTTTTTCGTTAGCTAATTCTTCTGTCGCAATAGAAATTACTTCAGCTCCACGACTTTGAACTTCTTCAATATTTCCTCGTGTTTGGGCTACTGTCGTTGGATCTGTCATTAAAACGACTACTGGAACTCCTTCTTCAATTAAAGCGATTGGTCCATGTTTTAATTCCCCTGCTGCAAATCCTTCCGCTTGAATATAAGAAATTTCTTTTAATTTCAAAGCCGCTTCTAAAGCAACATAATAATCGTTATAACGACCTAAGTAGAAAGTAGAAGAAGCTTGAGCTAAATAACGATCTGCTAATTCTGCTAATTCATCGCGTTGCGCCAATACACTCGCTTGAGCATTCGCTACGATAGATAATTCATGGAAGACATCTACTTTTTTCGCTTCTTCTTTTCCTAAATAAGCCCCTAAATTTTGAGCTAAAATAGATAGGACAGCTACTTGAGCTGTATACGCTTTTGTTGAAGCCACTGCGATTTCTGGACCTGCATGTAATAATAAGGTTGCATTCGCTTCACGAGATAACGTAGATCCTTCTACGTTCGTTAAAGTTAACATTGGATATCCCTGTTCTTTTACTTTTACTAATACTTGACGGCTATCCGCAGTTTCTCCACTTTGACTAATAAAGATGAAGAATGGACGTTCTGATAATACAGGTTGATGATAACCAAATTCACTTGCAATATGTACTTCTACTGGAATTCCTGCCCAGTTTTCGATTAAGTTTTTACCAATCCAACCCGCATGAGCACTTGTTCCACAAGCTACAATATAGATACGATCGCTTTGTGCTACTTGAGCTAATAAATCTTGAGAAATTGGTTTTTCTTGATATGCTTGAATAATTTTACGCATTACTGCTGGTTGTTCATCAATTTCTTTTAACATGTAGTGTTCATAAGTTCCTTTATCAATGTCACTCATATCTACTTTTGCTTCAAAAGGAGTACGTTCTTGTACTTGCCCTTGGACATCTTCAATCACTACATCCTCTTTTGTTAAAATTACCAATTCTTTATCCATAATTTCTAAGAATTGTTTTGTATAAGCAACCATAGCCATGGCATCACTACATACTACATGAAAGTCTTCTCCAATGCCGACTAATAATGGACTTTTATTTTTCGCTACATATAATGTATTTTCATCTTGAACATCAATCAAAGCTAACGCATATGAACCTTCTAATTCAGATAATACTTTTTTGAATGCTTCTTTTGTCGATAAACCTTCTTTGGCAAAATGACCTACTAATTGGACAATCACTTCTGTATCTGTATCACTATGGAAGTTCACATCACGTAAATATTTTTCTTTTAGCTCTTTATAATTTTCAATAACCCCATTATGCACTAAAGCATAACGTTGATCTTCTGAACAATGTGGGTGTGCATTATCTTTTGTTGGTTTGCCGTGTGTTGCCCAACGAGTGTGACCAATTCCTAATGCTCCACTTACATTTTCTTTTTCTACTGCCGCACGTAAGTTTTTAATGCGACCTACTTCTTTTACTAATTGTTCTTTATTTCCATCTAAGACAAAGATTCCTGCTGAATCATAGCCTCGATATTCTAATTTTTCTAATCCTTGTAATAACATTTCAGTGGCATTTTGATTTCCAACCACTCCGACGATTCCACACATAATAGCCTCCTACAATTTCTAAACTTCAAATGATATAAATTAAATTGGTATATTCCATTACTATTTCTTTACCTCTTGATTTAACATCGTAAATATAGCACCTTAAAAGATTCATGTCAAACTTTTATTTAAATTGGTATATATTGAATTCTCATATTATAGAAAATAAAAAAAGGATTTGAATTCCGATGCTCTTTTCGTTATAATATACAACAATGAAAATTTAATAGTAAAGGAATGGTGAGATGCAATTTATCGGAATTATTGGTGTTGTCATTTTAATCGGAATTTTATTCTTACTAAGTGACAATCGTAAAAACATTCGTTGGAAGTATCCAATCATCTTATTGGTACTCGCTGCAGTGTGTGCTTTTATTTTCTTAAATACTCAATTTGGGATTGCAGCAGCGAATGGAGTTGCTAGCTTCTTTAATTACTTAACAACCGCAGCGATGAGTGGGGTAGAATTTGTATTTGGTAATTTAACAAACAAAGGTCAAATTACTTTCATCTTAAATACATTAATGCCTATTTTATTCATCAGTGTATTAGTTGGTTTATTATTGAAGTTTGGAATTTTACAATTCATCAGCAAATGGTTAGGAAAAGCATTAGGAATTATTTCTGGAGAAGATGAGTTAATTTCTTTCAACTCAATCAATGCTTTTATGTTAAGTCAAAGTGGAGTATTCGTCTCTGCGAAGGAATTTATCGATAATTTGAACCCACGTCAAATTTACGCTATGGCGATTTGTGGGGTAAGTACCATTTCTAGTACAATTATCGGTGCCTACTTACAAATGTTAGAACCACGTTATGTTGTAACAGCTACTGTAATGAACATCTTCATGGGATTATTTGTTATCAATATTGTCTTCCCTCGCGATGTCAACAATGAGGCAGAAGTAGATATGAGCTTTATTGATAACAAACCAGCTGGAAATGTTCTACAAGTAATTGGAGATTACGCTACAACTGGTTTTAACACTGTTATCGCTATCGGTATCAGCTTAATGGCTTTCTTAGCATTAATTCAATTATTAAATATGATTTGTGATGGCGCTTTTGGCATCGATTTCCAACATATTTTAGGATACGTTTTCAGTCCATTAGCTTGGATTATGGGATGTGGTAACGAATCATTAGAAGTTGGAAACTTAATTGCTACAAAATTAGTTTCTAACGAATTCGTTTCTATCTCTAGCATGGCCAACATGGATCTTTCAAACCACGCAAAAGCAATCGCTTCTGTATCTATGCTTTCATTTGCGAATTTATCTTCTATCGGTATCGTTGGAGGAGCAATTTCAGGAGTTAGCGAAAAACAAAGCGATGTCTTCTACAAAAAAGGATTTAAAGTGTTACTTGTAGCCTTTATTTCTTCTTTAATTGCAGGTTCTATCGTAGGTATCTTTGTTGCCTAATCATAAAGACAAAAAGAGTCGAGAAATTCTCGACTCTTTTTTTATTCTTCTACAGCGGTAGATACTTCTTCTTTTTCAGAAGAATCATCCTCGGTTATTTCTTTTTCTTCTTTTGAATTTAAAGAATCATCTTCTTTATCTTCTATCACATCTTTAGAGGTTGGTTGGATATTCACTTCTTTTTTAGTGACCACTTTTTCTTCTGGCAAAGGAACAGTAATCTCTTCTTCTTTTGGTGTAGAATCTGTAGGAGAAGTATTTACTTTGTCTACTTCTTTTTTGTCAGTTACTTCTTCTTTTGTTCCTTTTTTCTCTTCATGACGTAGTGCAAGTAACGCTCCACCAATCACTGTTAAACCACCTAAACAAATCCACAATCCTTTTTGACCTTTTGTCATTTTGATCGCCTCTTTTTCTTTTTTTCTTACACTTTTATTATAGCAAAAAAGAAAATTTTTCTCTGCTTTTAGGATTGTACTAATTTTGTAAATTCTTGTTGTAGAGGAATATTTTTTGTTGGATAAAAAAGAATATTTCCATTCTCTTCTTTTCCTTCATTTACAAGAACTATTGGCTCTCCTTGATGAATAGCAAAAAGATAACGACGAATTTGATTATCTTTTCCTGGAGTCGAAGCATAGGCAGCGACGACATTATAGGCTCCTTCTTGAGTATTTCCATCTGCACTAGCTACAATAGGAGCAGTTTGTCCTTCTACTGCAAATCCTTTTCCATCTTGGAAA is drawn from Catellicoccus marimammalium M35/04/3 and contains these coding sequences:
- the glmS gene encoding glutamine--fructose-6-phosphate transaminase (isomerizing), translated to MCGIVGVVGNQNATEMLLQGLEKLEYRGYDSAGIFVLDGNKEQLVKEVGRIKNLRAAVEKENVSGALGIGHTRWATHGKPTKDNAHPHCSEDQRYALVHNGVIENYKELKEKYLRDVNFHSDTDTEVIVQLVGHFAKEGLSTKEAFKKVLSELEGSYALALIDVQDENTLYVAKNKSPLLVGIGEDFHVVCSDAMAMVAYTKQFLEIMDKELVILTKEDVVIEDVQGQVQERTPFEAKVDMSDIDKGTYEHYMLKEIDEQPAVMRKIIQAYQEKPISQDLLAQVAQSDRIYIVACGTSAHAGWIGKNLIENWAGIPVEVHIASEFGYHQPVLSERPFFIFISQSGETADSRQVLVKVKEQGYPMLTLTNVEGSTLSREANATLLLHAGPEIAVASTKAYTAQVAVLSILAQNLGAYLGKEEAKKVDVFHELSIVANAQASVLAQRDELAELADRYLAQASSTFYLGRYNDYYVALEAALKLKEISYIQAEGFAAGELKHGPIALIEEGVPVVVLMTDPTTVAQTRGNIEEVQSRGAEVISIATEELANEKTTFVLENIHPLMTALVSVVPCQLLAYYTTLQKGYDVDKPRNLAKSVTVE
- a CDS encoding nucleoside transporter C-terminal domain-containing protein; its protein translation is MQFIGIIGVVILIGILFLLSDNRKNIRWKYPIILLVLAAVCAFIFLNTQFGIAAANGVASFFNYLTTAAMSGVEFVFGNLTNKGQITFILNTLMPILFISVLVGLLLKFGILQFISKWLGKALGIISGEDELISFNSINAFMLSQSGVFVSAKEFIDNLNPRQIYAMAICGVSTISSTIIGAYLQMLEPRYVVTATVMNIFMGLFVINIVFPRDVNNEAEVDMSFIDNKPAGNVLQVIGDYATTGFNTVIAIGISLMAFLALIQLLNMICDGAFGIDFQHILGYVFSPLAWIMGCGNESLEVGNLIATKLVSNEFVSISSMANMDLSNHAKAIASVSMLSFANLSSIGIVGGAISGVSEKQSDVFYKKGFKVLLVAFISSLIAGSIVGIFVA